The following are encoded together in the Lathyrus oleraceus cultivar Zhongwan6 chromosome 3, CAAS_Psat_ZW6_1.0, whole genome shotgun sequence genome:
- the LOC127132467 gene encoding uncharacterized protein LOC127132467 — MSLVSEGIKSESEIYYGEEICQVKSKELPEDMCLPKDLLPLKDIIEVGHHRETGFVWVKQKNRITHKFEKIGKLISYATEVTSYVEKGKIKKMSGVKSKELFIWVTLSDIYVDDPPTEKVTFQAPAGLSRTFPVSAFELEEKSSGVKEV, encoded by the exons ATGTCATTGGTATCAGAAGGAATCAAATCGGAATCAGAAATATATTATGGAGAGGAAATTTGTCAAGTGAAATCAAAAGAACTTCCGGAAGATATGTGTCTTCCCAAAGACTTGTTACCATTGAAAGACATCATTGAAGTTGGTCACCACAGAGAAACAGGTTTCGTGTGGGTGAAACAGAAGAATAGGATTACACACAAATTTGAAAAGATTGGAAAACTTATTTCTTATGCTACTGAAGT CACTTCTTATGTTGAAAAAGGTAAGATTAAGAAAATGAGTGGTGTTAAATCCAAAGAGCTTTTTATATGGGTTACACtaagtgatatttatgttgatGATCCACCAACTGAGAAAGTCACTTTTCAAGCTCCTGCTGGACTTTCTAGAACTTTCCCTGTTTCTGCTTTTGAACTTGAGGAGAAATCAAGTGGTGTGAAAGAGGTTTAA